The genome window GAGGGCGAACTCCACGGTCCGCGGCAGCGGGAACTTCACGTCGGCCCCCCAGCCGCCGAACTCGTCGTCGAACGCGCCGAGCAGTTGCTCGACCATGTGCTCCTCGATACGCGGCCGGAGTTCGCCGGCCGGCGGCGATTCGTCCTGGAGCTGTCTGGGGACCGACCCCGCCGCCGCGCCCTGGGCGTCCCAGGACTCCCGGACGGAGTCCAGGATGCCGCGGAACCCGTCCGGCCCGAGGAACGTCGCCCCGGTGATGACCTCGCCGTCGGGGGTCAGGAACACCGTCGACGGGAACCCGCCCATCGTGTACCGCTCCCGGACGCGTGGATTGCGGTCGGCGTCGACGCGGACCGGGACGAACCCGTCGTTGATGTTGGCCGCGATGCGGGGTTCGCCGAACGTCCCCCGGTCCATCGCCCGACACTCGGCGCTCCACGGGACCGTCAACGCCAGCAGCACCGGCTTCCCCGACTCGGCGGCGTCCTCGAAGGGGGCCGGTCCCCACTCGCGCCACTCGACCTTCGTGTCGCGTGCGTACTCGTCCATACCTGCTCTGGGCGGTGGGCGTACAAAGGCCCTCTCACTCCCGGCGAAAGACCGATTTGCGGGGCGACCCAAGCGCCGGCGATGGATACCCCGCAGGCTCGTCACGAAATCCCGGACCCGGTCACGCCGGGCGACCGGCCGCCCCGCCTCGGCCGCGTCCCGTTCCTCGACAACACCGTCGCGATGCTGCGTGACCCGCTCGGGTTCTACGACCGTGCCGGCGCTCACGACGCTGACGTGGTGGGGTACAGCGTCGCCGGGACGACGGGCTGTTTCGTCTGCCATCCCGACCTCGTCGAGCAGGTGCTTGTGACCGACGCCGACGCCTACGAGAAGGGTCGGCTCCTCCAGGACACGCTCGGCCAGTTCATCGGAGAGGGGCTGTTCCTGCTGGAGGGCGAGGAGTGGCAGCGCCAGCGGACGGCGCTCCAGCCGGCGTTCTACCGGGAGCGCATCGCCGCCTACGGCGACACGATGACCGCGTTCGCCGACCGGACGGCGACGGACTGGCACGACGGCCAGCGTCTCGACGTGCGCCCACAGATGCAGTCGCTGACGCTGAACATTCTCGGCAAGACCCTGCTCGACGTGGACATCGAGACCACCGCGGGCGCGCTGGAACCGCTGCTGGACGCGTTGCGCGAGCGCCTGGACCCGCGGTCGCTGTCGGCGTATCTCCCGCTGTGGGTCCCGACGCAGACGAACCGCGTCGTCAATCGCTCGCTAGCCGAGTTCCAGGCCACGCTCGACGACGTCATCGCCGCCCGCCAGCGCGAGGCCGACCGCGCCCGCGAGGCCCGTGACGACGTGCTTTCCCTGCTGCTCTCGCTCGACGACGAGACGATGGACCGCGAGCGACTGGGCCACCAACTGTTGACCTTCCTCGTCGCCGGCCACGACACGACGGCGTTGACGCTGACTTACGCCTGGTTCCTGCTGGCGAACAATCCCGACTGCCAGCGCCGCCTGCACGAGGAACTCGACGCGACGCTGGGGGACCGGCAGCCGACGCCCGAAGACCTGTTCGACCTGCCGTATCTCGACGCCGTGGTGAACGAGGTGCTCCGGCTGTACCCGCCGGCCTTCACCGTGTTCCGCCAGCCGACGGAGCCGGTGACGCTGGGCGGGTACGAGCTCTCCACCGACGCACAGCTCACCCTCCCGCAGTGGCTCGTCCACCGCGACGACCGCTGGTACGACGCGCCAGACGCGTTCCGCCCCGAGCGCTGGAGCGACGGCCTCGAAGCGTCCCTTCCGGACTACGCCTACTACCCGTTCGGGGGCGGCCCGCGCCACTGCATCGGGATGCGCTTCGCCCGGATGGAGGCCAAGCTCGCGCTGGCGACCATCGCTCAGCAGTACGCCGTCGAAGCGGTCACCGAACCGCCGCTGTCGCTGGCGATGCAGATAACGCTGAGCCCTACGGAGCCCGTCGAGGTCCGACTGCGCGAGCGGTGAGCGACCGCCGGTCGACGGCTCCGCTCTCGAAAGGCGTTTGGGGGCGGACCTGCAAGCGGTGGTATGCTCCGGGTCATCGGGCTGTTGCTGCTCATCCCGCTGTTCGACATCGTGTTGCTGGTGACGGTCGCGATACCGTTCCTCGGCCCGCTCGTGACGGTCGCGCTCGTCGTCCTGACGGCGCTGGTCGGCATGCTGCTGGTCCGTGCCGAAGGCCGTGCGACGCTCCGGCAGATACAGCAGCGGCTCGCGGTCGGCGAACTCCCGACCGACGAACTCATCGACGGCGGCCTCCTCATCGCCGCCGGCGCGTTCTTCCTCACGCCCGGTCTGGTGACCGACTTCGTCGGCCTCCTGCTCGCGGTGCCGTTCACCCGTTACCCCGTCCGTGCAGCCACGCGGCGCTGGGTCGTCCAGCCCTACGTCGACGCCAAGACCGGCGGCTTCGCCAGCGGTCAGGTGTACGTCGGCGGCTTCCCCAACGACGACGGCCCCGCCGGTCCCGGCCCGAACGGTCCGGACGGTGGCTCGGGTCCCGGCTCCGCCGGCGGCTCCTTCGACCCCGACGAAGCCACCGACGTCGACTTCGAAGACAACGACGAAAACTGAAGCCCTGACGCGGTTTCACATCCCCAACCGCCAGCGAAACGTTACCCTTTTCAATACCCCTCGGGTACAGACGAATGCGTCGGGCCAATAGCTCAATCAGGTTGAGCGCTCGGCTGATAACCGGGAGGTTCGCGGTTCAAATCCGCGTTGGCCCACTATTCTCGACGCGTCCTGATGCCGTCTGAGAGCCGGCTACGTCGTGACTCGGGCCCCGGGTAGGTCGCCCACCGGAAAAATTTCGGCCCGGCGACCAATCAGTGGCTGTATGCGACGACGCCAGGTCCTCGCGAGCGGAACAGCCCTCCTCTCGGTTCCCGTCGCGGGCTGTGGGCATCCGTCGGTCGTCCTCGACATGGACGAAGCGACGGCGGCCGACATCGTCGACGAGGTTTCGATGTCGCCCGAGCCACAGTCGGTGGAGCACAGGGTCGTCTCCGAAGCCATCGAAAACGGCTCGGCGACGCGCCGGGGTCGCTACGAACTGTTCGACCGCACCGACACGGTCCGCATCGGCGACGCCTTCTACGAGGTTTCGGAGACGGCGCTCGCCACCGGCGAGGTGACGGTCTACGACGTCCGAATCGACTTCGACCC of Haloarcula sp. DT43 contains these proteins:
- a CDS encoding FxsA family protein, whose protein sequence is MLRVIGLLLLIPLFDIVLLVTVAIPFLGPLVTVALVVLTALVGMLLVRAEGRATLRQIQQRLAVGELPTDELIDGGLLIAAGAFFLTPGLVTDFVGLLLAVPFTRYPVRAATRRWVVQPYVDAKTGGFASGQVYVGGFPNDDGPAGPGPNGPDGGSGPGSAGGSFDPDEATDVDFEDNDEN
- a CDS encoding cytochrome P450; the protein is MDTPQARHEIPDPVTPGDRPPRLGRVPFLDNTVAMLRDPLGFYDRAGAHDADVVGYSVAGTTGCFVCHPDLVEQVLVTDADAYEKGRLLQDTLGQFIGEGLFLLEGEEWQRQRTALQPAFYRERIAAYGDTMTAFADRTATDWHDGQRLDVRPQMQSLTLNILGKTLLDVDIETTAGALEPLLDALRERLDPRSLSAYLPLWVPTQTNRVVNRSLAEFQATLDDVIAARQREADRAREARDDVLSLLLSLDDETMDRERLGHQLLTFLVAGHDTTALTLTYAWFLLANNPDCQRRLHEELDATLGDRQPTPEDLFDLPYLDAVVNEVLRLYPPAFTVFRQPTEPVTLGGYELSTDAQLTLPQWLVHRDDRWYDAPDAFRPERWSDGLEASLPDYAYYPFGGGPRHCIGMRFARMEAKLALATIAQQYAVEAVTEPPLSLAMQITLSPTEPVEVRLRER